A genomic stretch from Microbacterium proteolyticum includes:
- a CDS encoding ABC transporter permease, whose product MYGTYLRRELAGRTKQTVIVAVGLAIAIALVIVVNALSAGVRDAQSQALSSVYGVGTDLTVTGAQTEPGQGGGPRFDFGADEGETSDGTTALSQSRLMTDMRRGTLDASTVPTVAGLDGVSAATGALSLTNTTFSGQLPDRSAQTETAQGEGMPQQPPTGGGPGGEGGSAFGIDSFSVLGVDPAASVGPLSSVTVSEGRALDASDAGANVAVVDATYAASAGLSVGGTVDVAGTAIQIVGIVASASAEADTAANVYLPLDVAQTLAGVGDVVSTVYVQATSADAIDAVQSEVTAALPDATVSSQSELAASVSGSLSSASAMISNLGTWLSVVVLLVALALAVLFTISGVARRTREFGTLKAIGWSNGRIVRQVAGESLAQGLIGGIAGLLLGLGGILLVNVISPTISVTSATPAGGPGGQGGPGMGGPGGFGQAAAQATDIVLSAPVTPVVVVAAVGIAVLGGVLAGAFGGWRAARLSPAAALRSVA is encoded by the coding sequence ATGTACGGCACCTACCTGCGGCGCGAGCTCGCCGGCCGCACGAAACAGACCGTGATCGTCGCGGTCGGCCTCGCGATCGCCATCGCCCTCGTCATCGTCGTCAACGCCCTCTCGGCGGGCGTGCGCGACGCGCAGTCGCAGGCGCTGTCGTCGGTCTACGGCGTCGGCACCGACCTCACCGTGACCGGCGCGCAAACCGAGCCCGGTCAGGGCGGCGGGCCGCGCTTCGATTTCGGCGCCGACGAGGGTGAGACCAGCGACGGCACGACGGCTCTCAGCCAGTCTCGGCTGATGACCGACATGCGACGCGGCACGCTCGACGCCTCGACGGTGCCGACGGTGGCCGGCCTCGACGGCGTCTCGGCCGCCACGGGCGCACTGTCGCTGACCAACACGACGTTCTCGGGCCAGCTGCCCGACCGTAGCGCCCAGACCGAAACCGCACAGGGCGAAGGGATGCCGCAGCAGCCGCCCACCGGCGGTGGCCCCGGCGGCGAGGGCGGCAGTGCGTTCGGCATCGACTCGTTCAGCGTGCTCGGCGTCGACCCCGCGGCGTCCGTCGGCCCGCTCTCCTCGGTCACCGTCAGCGAGGGCCGCGCACTCGACGCCTCCGACGCCGGCGCGAACGTGGCCGTGGTCGACGCCACCTACGCGGCGAGCGCGGGTCTGTCCGTCGGCGGCACGGTCGATGTGGCCGGCACGGCGATCCAGATCGTCGGCATCGTGGCATCCGCCTCCGCCGAGGCCGACACGGCCGCCAACGTCTACCTTCCTCTCGACGTCGCCCAGACGCTCGCCGGTGTCGGCGATGTCGTCTCGACCGTGTACGTGCAGGCGACATCGGCGGATGCCATCGACGCGGTGCAGAGCGAGGTCACCGCCGCGCTGCCCGACGCCACGGTCAGCTCGCAGTCGGAGCTCGCCGCGAGCGTCTCGGGGTCGCTGTCGAGCGCGTCGGCGATGATCTCCAACCTGGGCACCTGGCTGTCGGTCGTGGTGCTTCTGGTCGCCCTCGCCCTCGCCGTGCTGTTCACGATCTCGGGCGTCGCCCGCCGCACGCGCGAGTTCGGCACCCTCAAGGCCATCGGATGGTCGAACGGCCGCATCGTGCGCCAGGTCGCGGGCGAATCGCTCGCGCAGGGCCTCATCGGCGGGATCGCCGGACTCCTCCTCGGGCTCGGCGGCATCCTGCTGGTCAACGTCATCTCGCCGACCATCTCGGTGACGTCGGCGACCCCGGCCGGCGGCCCCGGCGGGCAGGGCGGTCCCGGCATGGGCGGTCCCGGCGGCTTCGGCCAGGCCGCCGCGCAGGCGACCGACATCGTGCTCAGTGCACCGGTGACCCCCGTGGTCGTCGTGGCGGCCGTGGGCATCGCCGTGCTCGGCGGTGTGCTCGCCGGTGCCTTCGGCGGGTGGCGCGCCGCGCGTCTCAGCCCCGCCGCCGCCCTCCGCTCGGTCGCGTGA
- a CDS encoding ABC transporter ATP-binding protein yields the protein MTLIATTTAFSLRGVTRTYRQRDRTVQALAGVDLDIAAGDFVTIQGPTGGGKSTLLQMLGALDRPSTGSVMLGDVDIAQASPAQLGRLRAEEIGFVFQGFNLIPTLTAAENVDMGLEPLGLDRDERRRRVTEALARVGLADRADHRPGEMSGGQQQRVAIARAVAKQPRVLLADEPTGNLDERMRDEILDVLTELNAEGLTLVVVTHDSAVARRARRRLRLAKGVVTDITRD from the coding sequence ATGACCCTCATCGCCACCACCACCGCCTTCAGCCTCCGCGGCGTGACCCGCACCTACCGCCAACGGGACCGCACCGTGCAGGCCCTCGCCGGGGTCGACCTCGACATCGCCGCGGGCGACTTCGTCACCATCCAGGGACCCACCGGCGGCGGCAAGTCCACGCTGCTGCAGATGCTCGGCGCCCTCGATCGCCCGTCGACCGGCTCGGTGATGCTCGGCGACGTCGACATCGCGCAGGCCTCCCCCGCACAACTCGGGCGGCTGCGCGCCGAGGAGATCGGTTTCGTCTTCCAGGGCTTCAACCTCATCCCCACCCTCACCGCCGCCGAGAACGTCGACATGGGCCTCGAGCCGCTCGGACTCGACCGCGACGAGAGGCGGCGGCGCGTGACGGAGGCCCTCGCCCGCGTCGGCCTGGCCGACCGCGCCGACCATCGCCCCGGCGAGATGTCGGGTGGCCAGCAGCAGCGCGTCGCGATCGCCCGCGCGGTCGCGAAGCAGCCGCGGGTGCTGCTGGCCGATGAGCCGACCGGCAACCTCGACGAGCGCATGCGCGACGAGATCCTCGATGTGCTCACGGAGCTCAATGCCGAGGGCCTGACCCTCGTCGTCGTGACGCACGACTCCGCCGTGGCCCGCCGCGCCCGCCGACGCCTCCGCCTGGCGAAGGGCGTGGTCACCGACATCACGCGCGACTGA
- a CDS encoding SRPBCC family protein has translation MAARNTRLMHCTPDDLFAVLSDGWLYPVWVVGAARMRDVDPEWPREGARIHHSLGVWPVMIHDETELVEWDPPRRLRLRPEAGILGRGVIRIDVREHGDGIAVTILEEPVSGAASVLPSLLWKPLLTLRNHECLNRLAFLAEGRRQERKARELDHRTRTPEPADGSPSPEALRDVREAGV, from the coding sequence ATGGCCGCCCGCAACACGCGCTTGATGCACTGCACCCCCGACGACCTCTTCGCCGTGCTGTCCGACGGATGGCTCTACCCCGTGTGGGTCGTGGGCGCGGCGCGCATGCGCGACGTCGACCCCGAGTGGCCCCGGGAGGGCGCCCGCATCCACCACTCCCTCGGCGTCTGGCCCGTGATGATCCACGACGAGACCGAGCTGGTGGAGTGGGACCCGCCGCGCCGCCTGCGGCTGCGGCCGGAGGCCGGCATCCTGGGCCGTGGAGTCATCCGCATCGACGTGCGCGAGCATGGCGACGGGATCGCGGTGACGATCCTCGAAGAACCCGTCTCCGGCGCGGCGTCGGTGCTGCCCTCCCTGCTGTGGAAACCGCTGCTGACATTGCGCAACCACGAGTGCCTCAACCGCCTGGCCTTCCTCGCGGAGGGCCGCCGTCAGGAGCGCAAGGCGCGCGAGCTCGACCATCGCACCCGCACGCCCGAGCCCGCCGACGGCAGCCCGTCGCCCGAGGCGCTGCGCGACGTGCGCGAGGCCGGCGTCTGA
- the mnhG gene encoding monovalent cation/H(+) antiporter subunit G, whose protein sequence is MSIEAVLDTIALVLVLIGAVLCLTATIGLLRWRDVPTRLHAATKPQVLGVLLIVIAVELTLRSWEALAFGIPIVLIQFATAPLAAHMVGRAAYRNRTTDEANLFVDELHHSTEQPGATGAETRPES, encoded by the coding sequence ATGAGCATCGAGGCCGTTCTCGACACCATCGCGCTCGTGCTCGTGCTGATCGGCGCGGTGCTCTGCCTGACCGCGACCATCGGTCTGCTGCGCTGGCGCGACGTGCCCACGCGCCTTCACGCCGCGACGAAGCCCCAGGTGCTCGGCGTGCTGCTCATCGTGATCGCCGTCGAACTGACGCTGCGCTCGTGGGAGGCACTGGCGTTCGGCATCCCGATCGTGCTCATCCAGTTCGCGACGGCTCCGCTCGCCGCGCACATGGTGGGCCGCGCGGCCTACCGCAACCGCACGACCGACGAGGCCAACCTGTTCGTCGACGAGCTGCACCACAGCACCGAGCAGCCCGGAGCGACCGGAGCCGAGACCCGGCCCGAGAGCTGA
- a CDS encoding monovalent cation/H+ antiporter complex subunit F: MTTVLVAVILVVFAVAAVLALIRLVIGPSILDRAVAADVLLTEVVCILGADMVINHHTRSLPAMLVIAAIGVFGSIAVARFVARKENPR; this comes from the coding sequence ATGACCACCGTGCTCGTCGCCGTCATCCTCGTCGTCTTCGCCGTCGCGGCCGTGCTCGCGCTGATCCGCCTCGTCATCGGACCCTCGATCCTCGACCGCGCCGTCGCCGCCGACGTGCTGCTGACCGAGGTGGTCTGCATCCTCGGCGCCGACATGGTGATCAACCACCACACGCGCTCCCTCCCGGCGATGCTGGTGATCGCAGCCATCGGCGTGTTCGGCTCGATCGCGGTCGCCCGCTTCGTCGCGCGGAAGGAGAACCCGAGATGA
- a CDS encoding Na+/H+ antiporter subunit E, giving the protein MSPSRRSQVSLFLHQLPFLVWLVALWMLLWGQLTWLALITGLVMAVFVTRVFRLPPVELSGRINLWYGLVFVVTFLGAVVKGSLIVAWQVLDVRRQPGAAIIAVPLRVDDDVIMAHTAVTASLIPGSLIVDVDRENRTLFLHTIGVRSEQDAEHQRRIVLGWEARITRAVGSKEELQELRARIADSSAHHADPTARGRRASQ; this is encoded by the coding sequence ATGAGTCCGTCGCGTCGATCCCAGGTGTCGCTCTTCCTGCACCAGTTGCCGTTCCTCGTGTGGCTCGTCGCCCTGTGGATGCTGCTCTGGGGCCAGCTGACCTGGCTCGCCCTCATCACCGGCCTCGTCATGGCGGTGTTCGTCACCCGCGTGTTCCGCCTGCCGCCGGTGGAACTCTCCGGCCGCATCAACCTCTGGTACGGCCTCGTCTTCGTCGTCACGTTCCTCGGGGCGGTCGTCAAGGGCTCCCTCATCGTCGCATGGCAGGTGCTCGACGTCCGGCGGCAGCCGGGTGCGGCGATCATCGCGGTGCCGCTCCGGGTCGACGACGACGTGATCATGGCGCACACGGCGGTCACGGCATCCCTCATCCCGGGTTCGCTCATCGTCGACGTCGATCGCGAGAACCGCACGCTGTTCCTGCACACCATCGGGGTGCGAAGCGAGCAGGATGCCGAGCACCAGCGCCGCATCGTGCTCGGGTGGGAAGCGCGCATCACGCGAGCCGTGGGGTCGAAGGAGGAGCTGCAGGAGCTGCGGGCCCGCATCGCCGACAGCTCGGCGCACCACGCCGACCCGACCGCTCGAGGGCGGAGGGCCTCGCAATGA
- a CDS encoding Na+/H+ antiporter subunit D produces the protein MSALVPLLVGIPLIGAAINLIFGRRKKVQIVVSVASLAAVLVLGAILLVAVDTSGPLAVAIAGWDIPFGIVLYVDVLAALLVVITSIVLLAVLLFSIGQGAADNDEDTPVSIFYPAYLILGAGIFNAFIAGDLFNLYVGFEILLVASYVLITLGGTESRIRTGVVYIVVSLVSSILFLAAIAMVYGALGTVNMVQISERMALLPQDTQTILHLMLLLAFAIKAAVFPLSFWLPDSYPTAPAPVTAVFAGLLTKVGVYAIIRTETQLFVGNDINFLLMMVALATMIVGILGAVAQAELKRILSFTLVSHIGYMIFGLAINTPLAIGATIYYIVHHIIVQTTLFLAVGLIERRAGSTSILKVKGLMRGAPVLAVLYFLPAINLGGLPPFSGFIGKFALFDAGAQVGTPVMMVLIVGGVVTSILTLYALMRAWNLSFWREDDDSAETTERIAYLGNAPAAAISTERRTIPRIMTIATAGMVAVTLSLTVFAGPLLDMCLRAGERVAEGVSLVQLQEQAGEE, from the coding sequence ATGAGCGCGCTCGTTCCCCTGCTCGTCGGCATCCCGCTCATCGGCGCCGCGATCAACCTCATCTTCGGCCGTCGCAAGAAGGTGCAGATCGTCGTCTCCGTCGCCTCGCTCGCGGCGGTGCTCGTGCTGGGTGCGATCCTGCTCGTCGCCGTCGACACCAGCGGCCCCCTCGCGGTGGCGATCGCGGGGTGGGACATCCCGTTCGGCATCGTGCTGTACGTCGACGTCCTCGCCGCGCTGCTCGTGGTCATCACCAGCATCGTGCTGCTCGCGGTCCTGCTCTTCTCGATCGGTCAGGGTGCTGCCGACAACGACGAGGACACCCCGGTCTCGATCTTCTATCCGGCCTACCTCATCCTCGGCGCCGGGATCTTCAACGCCTTCATCGCCGGCGACCTGTTCAACCTCTACGTCGGGTTCGAGATCCTGCTGGTCGCGTCCTACGTGCTGATCACCCTCGGCGGCACGGAGTCGCGCATCCGCACGGGCGTCGTGTACATCGTCGTGTCGCTGGTGTCGTCGATCCTCTTCCTCGCCGCGATCGCCATGGTCTACGGCGCGCTGGGCACGGTCAACATGGTGCAGATCAGCGAGCGCATGGCACTGCTGCCGCAGGACACGCAGACGATCCTGCACCTCATGCTGCTGCTCGCCTTCGCCATCAAGGCGGCGGTCTTCCCGCTGTCGTTCTGGCTGCCCGACTCCTACCCCACCGCTCCGGCGCCGGTCACGGCGGTGTTCGCGGGCCTGCTCACCAAGGTCGGCGTCTACGCGATCATCCGTACCGAGACGCAGCTCTTCGTCGGCAACGACATCAACTTCCTGCTGATGATGGTCGCGCTCGCGACGATGATCGTCGGCATCCTGGGCGCCGTCGCACAGGCTGAGCTGAAGCGCATCCTGTCGTTCACGCTCGTCAGCCACATCGGCTACATGATCTTCGGGCTGGCGATCAACACACCCCTCGCGATCGGCGCGACGATCTACTACATCGTCCACCACATCATCGTGCAGACGACGCTCTTCCTCGCGGTGGGCCTGATCGAGCGGCGCGCGGGCAGCACCTCGATCCTCAAGGTGAAGGGCCTCATGCGGGGGGCGCCCGTGCTCGCCGTGCTGTACTTCCTGCCGGCGATCAACCTCGGCGGCCTCCCGCCCTTCTCGGGCTTCATCGGCAAGTTCGCGCTCTTCGACGCGGGCGCCCAGGTGGGCACGCCCGTCATGATGGTGCTCATCGTCGGCGGCGTTGTCACCTCCATCCTGACGCTCTACGCCCTCATGCGCGCGTGGAACTTGTCGTTCTGGCGCGAAGACGACGACTCCGCCGAGACCACCGAGCGCATCGCCTACCTCGGCAATGCCCCGGCCGCGGCGATCTCGACCGAGCGCCGCACCATTCCCAGGATCATGACGATCGCCACCGCCGGCATGGTCGCGGTGACCCTCTCGCTCACCGTCTTCGCCGGGCCGCTGCTCGACATGTGCCTCCGGGCGGGGGAGCGGGTGGCCGAGGGCGTCTCGCTCGTGCAGCTCCAGGAACAGGCGGGTGAGGAATGA
- a CDS encoding Na(+)/H(+) antiporter subunit C, giving the protein MSISLVLIIVMAVLFACGVYAMLERSLTRVLIGFLLLGNAANLLLLVVMGVPGRAPFYDGGETDAADMSDALPQALTLTAIVITFGISAFLLALIYRSWQLGQADTVIDDADDLALRARTNEEVEDAMDEESRSDDDDVTTDFVGDVASPIRVLNQGDLSSLVDDAPVDRVAVGREDDRSDFQDGDRS; this is encoded by the coding sequence GTGAGCATCTCCCTGGTCCTCATCATCGTCATGGCCGTGCTCTTCGCCTGCGGCGTGTACGCCATGCTCGAACGCAGCCTCACCCGGGTGCTGATCGGGTTCCTCCTGCTCGGCAATGCGGCCAACCTGCTGCTGCTGGTCGTCATGGGCGTCCCCGGTCGTGCCCCGTTCTACGACGGGGGCGAGACGGATGCCGCCGACATGTCCGACGCGCTGCCGCAGGCCCTGACGCTCACCGCGATCGTCATCACCTTCGGCATCTCCGCGTTCCTGCTCGCGCTCATCTACCGTTCCTGGCAACTGGGCCAGGCCGACACGGTCATCGACGACGCCGACGACCTCGCTCTGCGCGCGCGCACGAACGAGGAGGTCGAGGATGCCATGGATGAGGAGTCGCGCTCCGACGACGATGACGTCACCACCGACTTCGTCGGCGACGTCGCCTCGCCCATCCGCGTGCTCAACCAGGGCGACCTGTCGTCCCTGGTCGACGACGCGCCGGTCGACCGGGTGGCCGTGGGCCGCGAAGACGACCGCAGCGACTTCCAGGACGGTGATCGCTCATGA
- a CDS encoding Na+/H+ antiporter subunit A yields MLIFLGAFAALPLLLPWLVSRIGPRAFYVAAVLPALAFVHAIVLAPSVFAGDIPFEEYRWIPAIDVSLSMRMDALGWLLTLVVTGVGALVMLYCRWYFRGKTQGVGQFSAVLLAFAGAMYGLVLTDDIVVLIMLWEATSVLSYLLIGYYHARSASRRAALQALLVTTLGGLVMLIGVVLVVVEAGTSSLSTILSEPPTGTITDIAVLLLLVGALSKSAIFPFHFWLPGAMAAPTPVSAYLHAAAMVKAGIYLIARLAPGFAETPFWRPTLITLGVFTMLLGGFQALRERDLKRILAFGTVSQLGFLTVMLGYGTRDAALAGVALLLSHALFKSCLFLIVGVIDRQLNTRDIGQLSGLWRQAPVMATASLIAIASMAGVIPTLGFVAKETALTALLHEAEAGAGWGVVAPLGIVLGSALTAAYGIRFLWGAYGTKRDVETTDWPDPPIGFLSAPVLLAAATLALGALSPIVDLWLAPYADALPEATPGVPAPDYPYHLALWHGLEPALFISLGTLALGAGVFWLVRKTQLHKRRRVLPFTANDAYNLTLRSIDHSSEWITARFQRGSLPFYVGTIFVVLVLAEGTALLASREWRAQLDAWQSPAQLISAPIMIAAGILAVRARKRYTGVALVSVTGLGMVVLFATSGAPDLALTQVLIETVTLVVFALVLRRLPARMGEQNESVAPLARAVLGAGVGLTMALVAIVATGARQDLPISLEWPPLAYEIGHGRNVVNVALVDLRGWDTMGELSVLVLAATGVASLVFITDRSDNLARRSGTARSVVGLGRRRPLVETDQGVRAQRVGETGAPRAWLVSGAKVQPENRSILLEIVIRVLFHSIMIVSLYLLFAGHNLPGGGFAGGLVAGMGLVMRYIAGGRWELGAAAPTDAGRLLGAGMVIAVLCALTPLLFGFAPLQSFTFEGELPLIGHWEFVTSTIFDIGVYLVVIGLVLDVLRSLGAEVDRQSQLPEDAEVVTS; encoded by the coding sequence ATGTTGATCTTCCTCGGCGCGTTCGCGGCGCTTCCCCTGCTCCTGCCGTGGCTCGTCTCGCGTATCGGACCCCGCGCGTTCTACGTCGCCGCCGTCCTCCCCGCCCTGGCATTCGTCCATGCCATCGTGCTGGCTCCCTCCGTCTTCGCCGGCGACATTCCGTTCGAGGAATACCGCTGGATTCCCGCGATCGACGTCTCGCTCTCGATGCGCATGGATGCACTGGGCTGGCTGCTGACCCTCGTCGTGACCGGCGTCGGTGCGCTCGTCATGCTTTATTGCCGCTGGTACTTCCGCGGCAAGACGCAGGGCGTCGGGCAGTTCTCCGCGGTGCTCCTGGCCTTCGCGGGGGCGATGTACGGGCTCGTGCTCACCGACGACATCGTCGTGCTCATCATGCTGTGGGAAGCCACGAGCGTGCTGTCGTACCTGCTCATCGGCTACTACCACGCCCGATCCGCCAGCCGGCGAGCGGCCCTGCAGGCGCTCCTGGTCACGACCCTCGGCGGCCTGGTCATGCTGATCGGCGTCGTGCTGGTGGTCGTCGAGGCGGGTACGTCGAGTCTGTCGACGATCCTCTCCGAGCCGCCGACGGGCACCATCACCGACATCGCCGTCCTCCTGCTTCTCGTCGGCGCGCTGAGCAAGTCGGCCATCTTCCCGTTCCACTTCTGGCTGCCCGGCGCCATGGCCGCGCCGACCCCGGTCAGCGCGTACCTGCACGCGGCGGCGATGGTCAAAGCCGGCATCTACCTCATCGCACGCCTGGCCCCCGGCTTCGCCGAGACGCCCTTCTGGCGCCCGACCCTCATCACGCTGGGCGTGTTCACCATGCTCCTCGGCGGGTTCCAGGCACTGCGCGAACGCGACCTCAAGCGCATCCTCGCCTTCGGCACGGTCAGTCAGCTCGGCTTCCTGACGGTGATGCTCGGCTACGGAACGCGGGATGCCGCCCTCGCCGGCGTCGCGCTGCTGCTCAGTCATGCGCTGTTCAAGTCGTGCCTGTTCCTCATCGTCGGCGTCATCGACCGCCAGCTCAACACCCGTGACATCGGTCAGCTCTCGGGCCTCTGGCGTCAGGCGCCGGTGATGGCCACGGCCTCCCTGATCGCGATCGCGTCCATGGCTGGTGTCATTCCGACGCTGGGCTTCGTCGCGAAGGAGACCGCACTCACGGCTCTCCTGCACGAGGCCGAGGCCGGCGCGGGGTGGGGCGTCGTCGCGCCGCTGGGCATCGTGCTCGGGTCCGCCCTCACGGCGGCCTACGGCATCCGGTTCCTCTGGGGCGCGTACGGGACCAAGCGCGACGTCGAGACGACCGACTGGCCCGATCCGCCCATCGGCTTCCTGTCGGCGCCTGTGCTGCTGGCCGCGGCCACGCTCGCGCTCGGTGCGCTGTCGCCGATCGTCGACCTCTGGCTCGCGCCCTACGCCGACGCACTGCCGGAGGCGACGCCTGGCGTGCCCGCCCCCGATTACCCGTACCACCTGGCACTCTGGCACGGCCTGGAGCCCGCGCTGTTCATCTCGCTCGGGACGCTGGCGCTCGGCGCGGGTGTGTTCTGGCTCGTGCGCAAGACGCAGCTCCACAAGCGCCGTCGCGTCCTGCCCTTCACCGCGAATGACGCCTACAACCTCACGCTGCGCTCCATCGACCACTCGTCGGAGTGGATCACCGCGCGCTTCCAGCGCGGCTCGCTGCCGTTCTACGTGGGCACGATCTTCGTCGTCCTCGTCCTGGCCGAGGGCACAGCCCTCCTGGCTTCGCGGGAGTGGCGCGCGCAGCTCGACGCCTGGCAGTCACCGGCGCAGCTGATCTCCGCTCCCATCATGATCGCGGCCGGCATCCTGGCGGTGCGGGCGCGCAAGCGCTACACCGGCGTCGCGCTCGTGTCGGTGACCGGACTGGGCATGGTGGTGCTCTTCGCCACGAGCGGCGCCCCCGACCTCGCGCTCACCCAGGTGCTCATCGAGACCGTGACCCTCGTGGTGTTCGCCCTGGTCCTGCGGCGCCTGCCCGCGCGTATGGGCGAGCAGAACGAGTCGGTCGCGCCCCTCGCCCGGGCCGTCCTGGGCGCCGGCGTCGGCCTCACCATGGCGCTCGTCGCCATCGTCGCCACCGGTGCCCGGCAGGACCTGCCGATCTCGCTCGAGTGGCCCCCGCTGGCCTATGAGATCGGGCACGGGCGCAACGTCGTCAACGTGGCACTGGTCGACCTGCGCGGGTGGGACACCATGGGCGAGCTGTCGGTGCTCGTGCTCGCGGCGACGGGCGTGGCATCCCTCGTCTTCATCACCGACCGCAGCGACAACCTCGCCCGCCGCTCCGGCACCGCGCGCAGCGTCGTCGGCCTCGGCCGCCGTCGGCCGCTGGTCGAGACCGACCAGGGCGTGCGTGCGCAGCGCGTCGGCGAGACCGGCGCCCCGCGCGCCTGGCTGGTGTCGGGTGCGAAGGTGCAGCCCGAGAACCGGTCGATCCTGCTCGAGATCGTCATCCGGGTGCTCTTCCACTCCATCATGATCGTGTCGCTCTACCTGCTCTTCGCCGGCCACAACCTCCCCGGCGGCGGGTTCGCGGGCGGTCTCGTCGCGGGAATGGGCCTGGTCATGCGATACATCGCCGGCGGGCGCTGGGAGCTCGGGGCCGCCGCGCCCACCGACGCCGGGCGACTGCTCGGTGCGGGCATGGTGATCGCGGTGCTGTGCGCCCTGACACCGCTGCTGTTCGGCTTCGCCCCGCTGCAGAGCTTCACGTTCGAGGGTGAGTTGCCGCTCATCGGCCACTGGGAATTCGTGACGAGCACCATCTTCGACATCGGCGTGTACCTGGTCGTGATCGGCCTCGTGCTCGACGTGCTGCGCAGCCTCGGCGCCGAGGTCGACCGGCAGTCGCAGCTGCCCGAGGACGCGGAGGTGGTGACCTCGTGA
- a CDS encoding LacI family DNA-binding transcriptional regulator, with the protein MSSRRATISDVAREAGVSPSTASVVFSGKTPTSQATRARVLAAAESLGYTGPDPRAASLRRGRSGIVGVVFDQHLGTAFLDPVTTHMMDGLADGVSRLGAALLLLRDDGVTVSEPSLHTAPIDAAVLIGCSPRMRDSLEIVRGRGIPVVVVEGDAGEGIPRVLLDNADAQREAARHLAGLGHRDVVIVTLPVDASRRRGWLADDAAIGVDVTADRLRGARQIFPDAPALAAATSSIDEGAIAGRAIFADPAHRPTAVIAQSDLLAAGVIRAAEEAGLRVPQDVSVTGFDGVVVDGLAPHMLTTLVQPATAKGRAAGEAVAAMLEDAVPSGLDLECVFRVGTTTGPPARR; encoded by the coding sequence GTGAGTTCCCGTCGCGCGACCATCAGCGATGTCGCCCGAGAGGCCGGCGTCTCACCCTCGACCGCATCGGTGGTCTTCAGCGGCAAGACGCCCACCTCCCAGGCGACGCGCGCCCGTGTGCTCGCCGCGGCCGAGAGCCTCGGCTACACCGGCCCCGATCCGCGTGCGGCGTCGTTGCGGCGCGGCCGCTCCGGCATCGTCGGCGTCGTCTTCGATCAGCACCTCGGCACGGCGTTCCTCGATCCCGTGACCACCCACATGATGGACGGTCTCGCCGACGGCGTCTCGCGCCTGGGCGCGGCCCTCCTGCTGCTCAGGGACGACGGCGTGACGGTGAGCGAGCCGTCGCTGCACACCGCTCCCATCGACGCCGCCGTGCTCATCGGGTGCAGCCCGCGCATGCGCGACTCGCTCGAGATCGTCCGCGGTCGCGGCATCCCGGTCGTCGTCGTCGAGGGCGACGCGGGCGAGGGGATCCCCCGCGTGCTGCTCGACAACGCCGACGCGCAGCGCGAAGCCGCGCGTCACCTCGCCGGACTCGGGCACCGGGACGTCGTGATCGTCACCCTGCCCGTGGACGCCTCCCGGCGACGCGGATGGCTGGCCGATGACGCCGCCATCGGCGTCGACGTGACCGCCGACCGTCTGCGGGGGGCTCGCCAGATCTTCCCCGACGCGCCCGCGCTCGCCGCGGCGACCAGCTCGATCGACGAGGGCGCCATCGCCGGTCGCGCGATCTTCGCCGACCCGGCGCACCGGCCCACGGCCGTCATCGCGCAGAGCGATCTTCTGGCCGCGGGCGTCATCCGGGCGGCCGAAGAGGCCGGATTGCGCGTGCCCCAGGACGTCAGCGTCACCGGCTTCGACGGCGTCGTCGTCGACGGGCTTGCTCCTCACATGCTGACGACCCTCGTGCAGCCCGCCACCGCGAAGGGCCGCGCCGCCGGGGAAGCGGTCGCGGCGATGCTCGAGGACGCCGTCCCGTCGGGACTCGACCTCGAATGCGTCTTCCGGGTCGGCACCACGACAGGACCGCCCGCCCGTAGGTGA